One stretch of Cheilinus undulatus linkage group 5, ASM1832078v1, whole genome shotgun sequence DNA includes these proteins:
- the sgsm1a gene encoding small G protein signaling modulator 1 isoform X3, whose amino-acid sequence MATNMAEAETRQRLLRTVKKEVKQIMEEAVTRKFVHEDSSHIVSFCAAVEACVLHGLKRRAAGFLRSNKIAALFMKVGKSFAPAEELCRKAQELEQIIETKRSQSLQSQDSLRKMPRLPSLTPQGVRNLWIRTALFEKVLDKIVLYLVENSSKFYEKEAVLMDPVDGPILASLLVGPCALEYTKMKTADHFWTDPSADELVQRHRIHGGHCRQDSPTKRPALCIQKRHSSSSMDERPSPSPSAREYVESLHQNNRVTLLFGKNNVLVQPRDDMEAVPGYLSLHQNADIMTLKWTPNQLMNGSVGDLDYERSVYWDYAMTIPLEEIVYLHCHQQVDSGGTVVLVSQDGIQRPPLRFPRGGHLLQFLSCLENGLLPHGQLDPPLWSQRGKGKVFPKLKKRVPQGSVSSDSVSDKEEDEATDYVFRILFPNSQSEFVTVTHPHYTHLTSSLFPHMSGQSRIQTGNVVVPKRSCTCPDESPSLTGSSLTPPDLMDQGATMWHPTLRKASCSSCSQGSFSDGSTPKGCNHERTPLKLLCDNMKYQIISRAFYGWLAYCRHLSTVRTHLSALVNHTIVAPDVPRDACKGLTTDVWQTFLQDCTAYEEKELLRLVYFGGVEASLRKEVWPFLLGHYQFGMLEEERKEVDEQVRVCYQQTMQEWLSCEEIIKQREKEQHAAALAKCSSGASMDSTSQKMVHHDSTVSSESQSSQSSDRQSLARLQSDSSSSTQVFESVEEVDQIEMEPKSEEAKQVPKMPNGALQNGTSSPDSGHPSSRNFSVTSGLSDGSLSTEDSAAPDLSQRSATVKPGGVESESLTEEMDSRGKGKGKDKQEEREEKGADATETAENTSSEVTGENVIQPFEEGLVEANKETRPPLKTQQISEECEVIKTEEEKDFKGVKSLESEEAQKGQSNENTLMVSAAAAEIVGELSEQEKYAEETSKKSAETIVEITKEMDQSNTSKSQEVSVVECKESTSVEASEVEKSLIFPADTSVSRAREAYLSSQIDEAQVMTESDESPSAIEMEEIPTAKVSMVPWSRKGHCPLSEDSAPNTDRQEQQEKPSPEGTESILSEEPEMESLYPQFDSLAGSEITKNEATHQGSAECTFSQELLDLYTLNLHRIDKDVQRCDRNYWYFTPANLEKLRNIMCSYIWRHLDIGYVQGMCDLLAPLLVILDDEALAFSCFTELMKRMNQNFPHGGAMDTHFANMRSLIQILDSELFELMHQNGDYTHFYFCYRWFLLDFKRELVYDDVFAVWETIWAAKNVSSSHFVLFIALALVEIYRDIILENNMDFTDIIKFFNEMAEHHNIKQILTQARDLVCKVQLLIENK is encoded by the exons CTGCCGTGGAGGCATGTGTTTTGCACGGGCTGAAACGAAGAGCAGCAGGTTTTCTGCGCAGCAACAAAATAGCAGCTCTCTTCATGAAGGTGGGGAAGAGCTTCGCCCCGGCTGAGGAGCTGTGTAGAAAGGCCCAGGAGCTCGAGCAGATCATCGAGACAAA ACGGAGTCAAAGCTTGCAAAGTCAAGACAGCCTTCGCAAAATGCCCCGTCTGCCCAGCCTCACCCCCCAGGGAGTCAGAAACCTGTGGATCAGGACGGCTCTGTTTGAGAAAGTGCTGGACAAGATTGTCCTCTACCTGGTGGAGAATAGCAG taAATTCTACGAGAAAGAGGCTGTGTTAATGGACCCTGTGGATGGACCCATCCTCGCCTCTTTGTTAG TGGGGCCTTGTGCTTTGGAGTACACAAAGATGAAGACAGCTGACCATTTCTGGACAGACCCGTCTGCTGATGAGTTGGTACAAAGACATCGAATCCATGGAGGCCACTGCAGACAGGATTCTCCAACTAAGAGACCTGCACTGTGT ATCCAGAAGCGGcactccagcagcagcatggatGAGCGCCCTTCCCCTTCACCATCAGCTCGTGAATACGTGGAGTCCCTGCATCAAAACAACAGGGTGACCCTGCTGTTTGGCAAAAACAATGTGCTTGTACAACCG AGGGATGACATGGAAGCTGTCCCAGGCTATCTTTCTCTACACCAGAACGCTGACATCATGACCCTGAAGTGGACACCGAATCAGCTAATGAACGGCTCAGTTGGGGACTTGGACTATGAGCGCAG TGTCTACTGGGACTATGCTATGACAATTCCTCTTGAGGAGATAGTTTACTTGCACTGTCATCAGCAAG TGGACAGTGGAGGGACGGTGGTGCTGGTCAGTCAGGATGGAATCCAAAGACCTCCACTTCGCTTCCCCAGGGGAGGCCACCTGCTTCAGTTCCTCTCCTGCCTGGAGAATGGCTTGCTTCCTCACGGCCAGCTTGATCCTCCGCTCTGGTCTCAGAGGGGAAAG GGAAAGGTGTTTCCTAAACTAAAGAAGAGAGTCCCTCAGGGATCTGTATCCTCAGACTCGGTCTCAGATAAGGAGGAGGACGAGGCCACAGACTACGTCTTCCGCATCCTGTTTCCAAACAGCCAGTCAGAGTTTG TAACTGTCACCCATCCGCATTACACTCATCTGACTTCCTCCCTTTTCCCTCATATGAGTGGACAGTCCCGCATCCAAACAGGGAACGTGGTTGTACCCAAGAGGTCCTGCACCTGTCCTGACGAATCCCCCTCACTCACAGGAAGCAGCT TGACTCCTCCAGACTTGATGGATCAGGGAGCTACGATGTGGCACCCAACTCTCAGGAAGGCTTCGTGTTCCTCTTGTTCTCAGGGCAGCTTCTCAGATGGATCAACACCCAAGGGGTGCAACCATGAGAG GACTCCTCTGAAGCTGCTCTGCGACAATATGAAGTATCAGATCATCTCTCGGGCGTTCTATGGCT GGCTGGCATACTGTCGTCACCTGTCCACTGTGCGTACACACCTCTCCGCTCTGGTCAATCACACCATTGTGGCCCCCGACGTGCCTCGCGATGCCTGCAAAGGGCTCACAACAGACGTGTGGCAGACGTTCCTCCAGGACTGCACA GCGTATGAAGAGAAGGAGCTGCTTCGCCTGGTCTACTTTGGTGGTGTTGAAGCCTCGCTGCGTAAAGAGGTGTGGCCTTTTCTGCTGGGTCATTATCAGTTTGGGATgttggaggaggagaggaaggag GTGGATGAGCAAGTCCGCGTGTGCTACCAGCAGACCATGCAGGAGTGGCTTAGCTGTGAGGAGATCATCAAGCAGCGAGAGAAGGAGCAGCATGCTGCAGCATTAGCAAAGTGCTCCTCTGGAGCAAGCATGGATAGCACCAGTCAAAAGATGGTCCACCATGACTCAACTGTCAGCAGTGAG TCACAGTCCTCCCAGAGTTCAGACCGGCAGAGTCTGGCTCGCCTCCAGAGTgactccagcagcagcacacag GTGTTTGAGTCCGTAGAGGAGGTGGACCAGATTGAGATGGAGCCCAAGAGCGAGGAGGCCAAACAGGTGCCAAAGATGCCAAACGGGGCTCTGCAGAACGGGACCAGCTCTCCTGACTCTGGACATCCCTCCTCCCGGAACTTCTCTGTCACCTCAGGGCTGTCAGACGGCTCCCTCAGCACAGAGGACAGCGCTGCACCTGATCTGAGCCAGAGATCTGCAACTGTCAAACCTGGAGGGGTAGAAAGTGAAAGTCTGACAGAGGAAATGGACAGCAGGGGTAAAGGTAAAGGGAAGGACaaacaggaggagagggaggagaaaggAGCTGATGCGACTGAAACAGCAGAAAATACCAGCAGTGAGGTGACAGGTGAGAATGTGATCCAACCCTTTGAAGAAGGGCTTGTAGAGGCCAACAAAGAGACAAGACCACCTctcaaaacacaacaaattaGTGAGGAGTGTGAGGTAattaaaacagaagaagaaaaagacttcaaaggaGTTAAATCTTTAGAGTCAGAGGAAGCACAAAAAGGACAGTCCAATGAGAACACTTTGATGGtatcagcagctgcagcagaaataGTTGGAGAACTCAGTGAGCAGGAAAAATATGCAGAGGAAACATCAAAGAAAAGCGCAGAAACCATTGTGGAAATAACAAAGGAAATGGACCAATCAAATACAAGCAAATCACAAGAGGTTTCTGTGGTGGAATGCAAAGAAAGTACGTCTGTAGAAGCCTCTGAAGTTGAAAAGAGCCTCATTTTCCCAGCAGACACCAGTGTATCCAGGGCAAGGGAAGCTTACCTCAGCTCCCAGATAGACGAGGCTCAGGTCATGACTGAATCTGATGAGTCTCCCTCGGCCATAGAGATGGAGGAGATCCCCACAGCCAAAGTTTCCATGGTGCCTTGGAGCAGGAAGGGACATTGTCCTCTTTCTGAGGACTCGGCCCCAAACACGGATCGCCAGGAGCAGCAGGAGAAGCCCAGTCCAGAGGGCACGGAGTCCATCCTGTCAGAGGAGCCAGAGATGGAGAGTCTCTACCCTCAGTTTGACTCTCTGGCCGGGTCAGAAATCACCAAGAATGAAGCAACGCATCAAGGATCTGCTGAGTGCACCTTCTCT caAGAGCTTTTGGACCTGTACACATTAAATCTGCACCGCATTGATAAGGATGTTCAGCGCTGTGACAGAAACTACTGGTACTTTACTCCTGCAAACCTGGAGAAACTGCGCAACATCATGTGCAG CTACATCTGGAGGCACCTTGACATCGGTTACGTGCAAGGCATGTGTGATCTGCTCGCTCCTCTTCTAGTCATTCTGGATGATG AGGCTCTAGCCTTCAGCTGCTTCACAGAGCTCATGAAGCGAATGAATCAGAACTTTCCACATGGAGGGGCCATGGACACTCACTTTGCCAACATGCGCTCCTTAATCCAG ATCTTGGATTCTGAGCTGTTTGAGCTAATGCACCAGAATGGAGACTACACCCACTTCTACTTCTGCTACCGCTGGTTCCTCCTCGACTTCAAGCGAG AGCTGGTCTATGACGACGTATTTGCAGTGTGGGAAACAATCTGGGCGGCAAAGAACGTCTCCTCCAGTCACTTTGTCCTCTTCATTGCTTTGGCACTGGTGGAGATCTACAGGGACATCATCCTGGAGAACAACATGGACTTCACTGACATAATTAAGTTCTTCAATG
- the sgsm1a gene encoding small G protein signaling modulator 1 isoform X6 — MATNMAEAETRQRLLRTVKKEVKQIMEEAVTRKFVHEDSSHIVSFCAAVEACVLHGLKRRAAGFLRSNKIAALFMKVGKSFAPAEELCRKAQELEQIIETKRSQSLQSQDSLRKMPRLPSLTPQGVRNLWIRTALFEKVLDKIVLYLVENSSKFYEKEAVLMDPVDGPILASLLVGPCALEYTKMKTADHFWTDPSADELVQRHRIHGGHCRQDSPTKRPALCIQKRHSSSSMDERPSPSPSAREYVESLHQNNRVTLLFGKNNVLVQPRDDMEAVPGYLSLHQNADIMTLKWTPNQLMNGSVGDLDYERSVYWDYAMTIPLEEIVYLHCHQQVDSGGTVVLVSQDGIQRPPLRFPRGGHLLQFLSCLENGLLPHGQLDPPLWSQRGKGKVFPKLKKRVPQGSVSSDSVSDKEEDEATDYVFRILFPNSQSEFVTVTHPHYTHLTSSLFPHMSGQSRIQTGNVVVPKRSCTCPDESPSLTGSSLTPPDLMDQGATMWHPTLRKASCSSCSQGSFSDGSTPKGCNHERTPLKLLCDNMKYQIISRAFYGWLAYCRHLSTVRTHLSALVNHTIVAPDVPRDACKGLTTDVWQTFLQDCTAYEEKELLRLVYFGGVEASLRKEVWPFLLGHYQFGMLEEERKEVDEQVRVCYQQTMQEWLSCEEIIKQREKEQHAAALAKCSSGASMDSTSQKMVHHDSTVSSESQSSQSSDRQSLARLQSDSSSSTQQELLDLYTLNLHRIDKDVQRCDRNYWYFTPANLEKLRNIMCSYIWRHLDIGYVQGMCDLLAPLLVILDDEALAFSCFTELMKRMNQNFPHGGAMDTHFANMRSLIQILDSELFELMHQNGDYTHFYFCYRWFLLDFKRELVYDDVFAVWETIWAAKNVSSSHFVLFIALALVEIYRDIILENNMDFTDIIKFFNEMAEHHNIKQILTQARDLVCKVQLLIENK, encoded by the exons CTGCCGTGGAGGCATGTGTTTTGCACGGGCTGAAACGAAGAGCAGCAGGTTTTCTGCGCAGCAACAAAATAGCAGCTCTCTTCATGAAGGTGGGGAAGAGCTTCGCCCCGGCTGAGGAGCTGTGTAGAAAGGCCCAGGAGCTCGAGCAGATCATCGAGACAAA ACGGAGTCAAAGCTTGCAAAGTCAAGACAGCCTTCGCAAAATGCCCCGTCTGCCCAGCCTCACCCCCCAGGGAGTCAGAAACCTGTGGATCAGGACGGCTCTGTTTGAGAAAGTGCTGGACAAGATTGTCCTCTACCTGGTGGAGAATAGCAG taAATTCTACGAGAAAGAGGCTGTGTTAATGGACCCTGTGGATGGACCCATCCTCGCCTCTTTGTTAG TGGGGCCTTGTGCTTTGGAGTACACAAAGATGAAGACAGCTGACCATTTCTGGACAGACCCGTCTGCTGATGAGTTGGTACAAAGACATCGAATCCATGGAGGCCACTGCAGACAGGATTCTCCAACTAAGAGACCTGCACTGTGT ATCCAGAAGCGGcactccagcagcagcatggatGAGCGCCCTTCCCCTTCACCATCAGCTCGTGAATACGTGGAGTCCCTGCATCAAAACAACAGGGTGACCCTGCTGTTTGGCAAAAACAATGTGCTTGTACAACCG AGGGATGACATGGAAGCTGTCCCAGGCTATCTTTCTCTACACCAGAACGCTGACATCATGACCCTGAAGTGGACACCGAATCAGCTAATGAACGGCTCAGTTGGGGACTTGGACTATGAGCGCAG TGTCTACTGGGACTATGCTATGACAATTCCTCTTGAGGAGATAGTTTACTTGCACTGTCATCAGCAAG TGGACAGTGGAGGGACGGTGGTGCTGGTCAGTCAGGATGGAATCCAAAGACCTCCACTTCGCTTCCCCAGGGGAGGCCACCTGCTTCAGTTCCTCTCCTGCCTGGAGAATGGCTTGCTTCCTCACGGCCAGCTTGATCCTCCGCTCTGGTCTCAGAGGGGAAAG GGAAAGGTGTTTCCTAAACTAAAGAAGAGAGTCCCTCAGGGATCTGTATCCTCAGACTCGGTCTCAGATAAGGAGGAGGACGAGGCCACAGACTACGTCTTCCGCATCCTGTTTCCAAACAGCCAGTCAGAGTTTG TAACTGTCACCCATCCGCATTACACTCATCTGACTTCCTCCCTTTTCCCTCATATGAGTGGACAGTCCCGCATCCAAACAGGGAACGTGGTTGTACCCAAGAGGTCCTGCACCTGTCCTGACGAATCCCCCTCACTCACAGGAAGCAGCT TGACTCCTCCAGACTTGATGGATCAGGGAGCTACGATGTGGCACCCAACTCTCAGGAAGGCTTCGTGTTCCTCTTGTTCTCAGGGCAGCTTCTCAGATGGATCAACACCCAAGGGGTGCAACCATGAGAG GACTCCTCTGAAGCTGCTCTGCGACAATATGAAGTATCAGATCATCTCTCGGGCGTTCTATGGCT GGCTGGCATACTGTCGTCACCTGTCCACTGTGCGTACACACCTCTCCGCTCTGGTCAATCACACCATTGTGGCCCCCGACGTGCCTCGCGATGCCTGCAAAGGGCTCACAACAGACGTGTGGCAGACGTTCCTCCAGGACTGCACA GCGTATGAAGAGAAGGAGCTGCTTCGCCTGGTCTACTTTGGTGGTGTTGAAGCCTCGCTGCGTAAAGAGGTGTGGCCTTTTCTGCTGGGTCATTATCAGTTTGGGATgttggaggaggagaggaaggag GTGGATGAGCAAGTCCGCGTGTGCTACCAGCAGACCATGCAGGAGTGGCTTAGCTGTGAGGAGATCATCAAGCAGCGAGAGAAGGAGCAGCATGCTGCAGCATTAGCAAAGTGCTCCTCTGGAGCAAGCATGGATAGCACCAGTCAAAAGATGGTCCACCATGACTCAACTGTCAGCAGTGAG TCACAGTCCTCCCAGAGTTCAGACCGGCAGAGTCTGGCTCGCCTCCAGAGTgactccagcagcagcacacag caAGAGCTTTTGGACCTGTACACATTAAATCTGCACCGCATTGATAAGGATGTTCAGCGCTGTGACAGAAACTACTGGTACTTTACTCCTGCAAACCTGGAGAAACTGCGCAACATCATGTGCAG CTACATCTGGAGGCACCTTGACATCGGTTACGTGCAAGGCATGTGTGATCTGCTCGCTCCTCTTCTAGTCATTCTGGATGATG AGGCTCTAGCCTTCAGCTGCTTCACAGAGCTCATGAAGCGAATGAATCAGAACTTTCCACATGGAGGGGCCATGGACACTCACTTTGCCAACATGCGCTCCTTAATCCAG ATCTTGGATTCTGAGCTGTTTGAGCTAATGCACCAGAATGGAGACTACACCCACTTCTACTTCTGCTACCGCTGGTTCCTCCTCGACTTCAAGCGAG AGCTGGTCTATGACGACGTATTTGCAGTGTGGGAAACAATCTGGGCGGCAAAGAACGTCTCCTCCAGTCACTTTGTCCTCTTCATTGCTTTGGCACTGGTGGAGATCTACAGGGACATCATCCTGGAGAACAACATGGACTTCACTGACATAATTAAGTTCTTCAATG
- the sgsm1a gene encoding small G protein signaling modulator 1 isoform X4 produces MATNMAEAETRQRLLRTVKKEVKQIMEEAVTRKFVHEDSSHIVSFCAAVEACVLHGLKRRAAGFLRSNKIAALFMKVGKSFAPAEELCRKAQELEQIIETKRSQSLQSQDSLRKMPRLPSLTPQGVRNLWIRTALFEKVLDKIVLYLVENSSKFYEKEAVLMDPVDGPILASLLVGPCALEYTKMKTADHFWTDPSADELVQRHRIHGGHCRQDSPTKRPALCIQKRHSSSSMDERPSPSPSAREYVESLHQNNRVTLLFGKNNVLVQPRDDMEAVPGYLSLHQNADIMTLKWTPNQLMNGSVGDLDYERSVYWDYAMTIPLEEIVYLHCHQQVDSGGTVVLVSQDGIQRPPLRFPRGGHLLQFLSCLENGLLPHGQLDPPLWSQRGKGKVFPKLKKRVPQGSVSSDSVSDKEEDEATDYVFRILFPNSQSEFVTPPDLMDQGATMWHPTLRKASCSSCSQGSFSDGSTPKGCNHERTPLKLLCDNMKYQIISRAFYGWLAYCRHLSTVRTHLSALVNHTIVAPDVPRDACKGLTTDVWQTFLQDCTAYEEKELLRLVYFGGVEASLRKEVWPFLLGHYQFGMLEEERKEVDEQVRVCYQQTMQEWLSCEEIIKQREKEQHAAALAKCSSGASMDSTSQKMVHHDSTVSSESQSSQSSDRQSLARLQSDSSSSTQFFTSSHPFPWSSLLPFGLFFQVFESVEEVDQIEMEPKSEEAKQVPKMPNGALQNGTSSPDSGHPSSRNFSVTSGLSDGSLSTEDSAAPDLSQRSATVKPGGVESESLTEEMDSRGKGKGKDKQEEREEKGADATETAENTSSEVTGENVIQPFEEGLVEANKETRPPLKTQQISEECEVIKTEEEKDFKGVKSLESEEAQKGQSNENTLMVSAAAAEIVGELSEQEKYAEETSKKSAETIVEITKEMDQSNTSKSQEVSVVECKESTSVEASEVEKSLIFPADTSVSRAREAYLSSQIDEAQVMTESDESPSAIEMEEIPTAKVSMVPWSRKGHCPLSEDSAPNTDRQEQQEKPSPEGTESILSEEPEMESLYPQFDSLAGSEITKNEATHQGSAECTFSQELLDLYTLNLHRIDKDVQRCDRNYWYFTPANLEKLRNIMCSYIWRHLDIGYVQGMCDLLAPLLVILDDEALAFSCFTELMKRMNQNFPHGGAMDTHFANMRSLIQILDSELFELMHQNGDYTHFYFCYRWFLLDFKRELVYDDVFAVWETIWAAKNVSSSHFVLFIALALVEIYRDIILENNMDFTDIIKFFNEMAEHHNIKQILTQARDLVCKVQLLIENK; encoded by the exons CTGCCGTGGAGGCATGTGTTTTGCACGGGCTGAAACGAAGAGCAGCAGGTTTTCTGCGCAGCAACAAAATAGCAGCTCTCTTCATGAAGGTGGGGAAGAGCTTCGCCCCGGCTGAGGAGCTGTGTAGAAAGGCCCAGGAGCTCGAGCAGATCATCGAGACAAA ACGGAGTCAAAGCTTGCAAAGTCAAGACAGCCTTCGCAAAATGCCCCGTCTGCCCAGCCTCACCCCCCAGGGAGTCAGAAACCTGTGGATCAGGACGGCTCTGTTTGAGAAAGTGCTGGACAAGATTGTCCTCTACCTGGTGGAGAATAGCAG taAATTCTACGAGAAAGAGGCTGTGTTAATGGACCCTGTGGATGGACCCATCCTCGCCTCTTTGTTAG TGGGGCCTTGTGCTTTGGAGTACACAAAGATGAAGACAGCTGACCATTTCTGGACAGACCCGTCTGCTGATGAGTTGGTACAAAGACATCGAATCCATGGAGGCCACTGCAGACAGGATTCTCCAACTAAGAGACCTGCACTGTGT ATCCAGAAGCGGcactccagcagcagcatggatGAGCGCCCTTCCCCTTCACCATCAGCTCGTGAATACGTGGAGTCCCTGCATCAAAACAACAGGGTGACCCTGCTGTTTGGCAAAAACAATGTGCTTGTACAACCG AGGGATGACATGGAAGCTGTCCCAGGCTATCTTTCTCTACACCAGAACGCTGACATCATGACCCTGAAGTGGACACCGAATCAGCTAATGAACGGCTCAGTTGGGGACTTGGACTATGAGCGCAG TGTCTACTGGGACTATGCTATGACAATTCCTCTTGAGGAGATAGTTTACTTGCACTGTCATCAGCAAG TGGACAGTGGAGGGACGGTGGTGCTGGTCAGTCAGGATGGAATCCAAAGACCTCCACTTCGCTTCCCCAGGGGAGGCCACCTGCTTCAGTTCCTCTCCTGCCTGGAGAATGGCTTGCTTCCTCACGGCCAGCTTGATCCTCCGCTCTGGTCTCAGAGGGGAAAG GGAAAGGTGTTTCCTAAACTAAAGAAGAGAGTCCCTCAGGGATCTGTATCCTCAGACTCGGTCTCAGATAAGGAGGAGGACGAGGCCACAGACTACGTCTTCCGCATCCTGTTTCCAAACAGCCAGTCAGAGTTTG TGACTCCTCCAGACTTGATGGATCAGGGAGCTACGATGTGGCACCCAACTCTCAGGAAGGCTTCGTGTTCCTCTTGTTCTCAGGGCAGCTTCTCAGATGGATCAACACCCAAGGGGTGCAACCATGAGAG GACTCCTCTGAAGCTGCTCTGCGACAATATGAAGTATCAGATCATCTCTCGGGCGTTCTATGGCT GGCTGGCATACTGTCGTCACCTGTCCACTGTGCGTACACACCTCTCCGCTCTGGTCAATCACACCATTGTGGCCCCCGACGTGCCTCGCGATGCCTGCAAAGGGCTCACAACAGACGTGTGGCAGACGTTCCTCCAGGACTGCACA GCGTATGAAGAGAAGGAGCTGCTTCGCCTGGTCTACTTTGGTGGTGTTGAAGCCTCGCTGCGTAAAGAGGTGTGGCCTTTTCTGCTGGGTCATTATCAGTTTGGGATgttggaggaggagaggaaggag GTGGATGAGCAAGTCCGCGTGTGCTACCAGCAGACCATGCAGGAGTGGCTTAGCTGTGAGGAGATCATCAAGCAGCGAGAGAAGGAGCAGCATGCTGCAGCATTAGCAAAGTGCTCCTCTGGAGCAAGCATGGATAGCACCAGTCAAAAGATGGTCCACCATGACTCAACTGTCAGCAGTGAG TCACAGTCCTCCCAGAGTTCAGACCGGCAGAGTCTGGCTCGCCTCCAGAGTgactccagcagcagcacacag TTCTTCACATCCTCCCATCCCTTCCCCTGGAGTAGCCTGCTTCCCTTTGGCTTGTTCTTTCAGGTGTTTGAGTCCGTAGAGGAGGTGGACCAGATTGAGATGGAGCCCAAGAGCGAGGAGGCCAAACAGGTGCCAAAGATGCCAAACGGGGCTCTGCAGAACGGGACCAGCTCTCCTGACTCTGGACATCCCTCCTCCCGGAACTTCTCTGTCACCTCAGGGCTGTCAGACGGCTCCCTCAGCACAGAGGACAGCGCTGCACCTGATCTGAGCCAGAGATCTGCAACTGTCAAACCTGGAGGGGTAGAAAGTGAAAGTCTGACAGAGGAAATGGACAGCAGGGGTAAAGGTAAAGGGAAGGACaaacaggaggagagggaggagaaaggAGCTGATGCGACTGAAACAGCAGAAAATACCAGCAGTGAGGTGACAGGTGAGAATGTGATCCAACCCTTTGAAGAAGGGCTTGTAGAGGCCAACAAAGAGACAAGACCACCTctcaaaacacaacaaattaGTGAGGAGTGTGAGGTAattaaaacagaagaagaaaaagacttcaaaggaGTTAAATCTTTAGAGTCAGAGGAAGCACAAAAAGGACAGTCCAATGAGAACACTTTGATGGtatcagcagctgcagcagaaataGTTGGAGAACTCAGTGAGCAGGAAAAATATGCAGAGGAAACATCAAAGAAAAGCGCAGAAACCATTGTGGAAATAACAAAGGAAATGGACCAATCAAATACAAGCAAATCACAAGAGGTTTCTGTGGTGGAATGCAAAGAAAGTACGTCTGTAGAAGCCTCTGAAGTTGAAAAGAGCCTCATTTTCCCAGCAGACACCAGTGTATCCAGGGCAAGGGAAGCTTACCTCAGCTCCCAGATAGACGAGGCTCAGGTCATGACTGAATCTGATGAGTCTCCCTCGGCCATAGAGATGGAGGAGATCCCCACAGCCAAAGTTTCCATGGTGCCTTGGAGCAGGAAGGGACATTGTCCTCTTTCTGAGGACTCGGCCCCAAACACGGATCGCCAGGAGCAGCAGGAGAAGCCCAGTCCAGAGGGCACGGAGTCCATCCTGTCAGAGGAGCCAGAGATGGAGAGTCTCTACCCTCAGTTTGACTCTCTGGCCGGGTCAGAAATCACCAAGAATGAAGCAACGCATCAAGGATCTGCTGAGTGCACCTTCTCT caAGAGCTTTTGGACCTGTACACATTAAATCTGCACCGCATTGATAAGGATGTTCAGCGCTGTGACAGAAACTACTGGTACTTTACTCCTGCAAACCTGGAGAAACTGCGCAACATCATGTGCAG CTACATCTGGAGGCACCTTGACATCGGTTACGTGCAAGGCATGTGTGATCTGCTCGCTCCTCTTCTAGTCATTCTGGATGATG AGGCTCTAGCCTTCAGCTGCTTCACAGAGCTCATGAAGCGAATGAATCAGAACTTTCCACATGGAGGGGCCATGGACACTCACTTTGCCAACATGCGCTCCTTAATCCAG ATCTTGGATTCTGAGCTGTTTGAGCTAATGCACCAGAATGGAGACTACACCCACTTCTACTTCTGCTACCGCTGGTTCCTCCTCGACTTCAAGCGAG AGCTGGTCTATGACGACGTATTTGCAGTGTGGGAAACAATCTGGGCGGCAAAGAACGTCTCCTCCAGTCACTTTGTCCTCTTCATTGCTTTGGCACTGGTGGAGATCTACAGGGACATCATCCTGGAGAACAACATGGACTTCACTGACATAATTAAGTTCTTCAATG